The Amycolatopsis sp. 195334CR genome window below encodes:
- a CDS encoding MarR family winged helix-turn-helix transcriptional regulator, protein MGPTDDAALELVRQLKVNAQLQQAWTTHLWQAQNGLHPASAWLLAELAQLGESRPSELAKRRMVDVSVVSRQVAQLTAAGLIERRPAPEDGRAALIRVSERGEQELVRWRRQYTDFLTDALSGWDPGELDALTERLKAANESLRTTLDRRSGPR, encoded by the coding sequence ATGGGTCCGACGGACGACGCCGCACTGGAGCTGGTGCGGCAACTCAAAGTGAACGCGCAGTTGCAGCAGGCGTGGACGACGCACCTGTGGCAGGCGCAGAACGGCCTCCACCCCGCCTCCGCCTGGCTGCTCGCCGAACTCGCCCAGCTCGGCGAGTCGCGCCCGTCCGAACTGGCCAAGCGGCGGATGGTGGACGTCTCGGTGGTCAGCCGCCAGGTGGCGCAGCTGACCGCGGCCGGGTTGATCGAGCGACGCCCGGCGCCCGAGGACGGCCGGGCGGCGCTGATCCGGGTGTCCGAACGCGGTGAGCAGGAGCTGGTCCGCTGGCGGCGGCAGTACACCGACTTCCTCACCGACGCGCTCTCCGGCTGGGACCCGGGCGAGCTCGACGCGCTCACCGAACGGCTGAAAGCGGCCAACGAGAGCCTTCGCACCACCCTCGACCGACGGTCGGGACCGCGCTGA